A part of Rhinatrema bivittatum chromosome 16, aRhiBiv1.1, whole genome shotgun sequence genomic DNA contains:
- the LOC115077734 gene encoding olfactory receptor 2T27-like — MAYDRYVAICHPLRYPLMMNKRICFLLVAASWLGGSLSEAPVEMFISQYSFCGSNEINHFFCDLNALLKLSCSDTHNYEIFVLLEGVFLTLILFLLTLSSYIFIIVAILKIHSSDGRSKAFSTCSSHLTVVLLFYGTVMCVYMRPISKQSPKQDKMFALLYTVLIPMINPLIYSLRNQEVKNALRKIINRK; from the coding sequence ATGGCCTATGATCGCTATGTGGCAATATGCCACCCCTTGCGATACCCACTCATGATGAATAAAAGGATCTGCTTCCTACTGGTGGCTGCTTCATGGCTAGGTGGTAGTCTGAGTGAAGCTCCTGTTGAAATGTTCATATCTCAGTACTCCTTTTGTGGCTCCAATGagattaaccatttcttctgtgacctcAATGCACTGCTAAAACTATCCTGCAGTGATACACACAACTATGAAATatttgtacttcttgaaggagTATTTCTGACTCTCATCCTATTTCTTCTAACTCTGTCATCCTACATCTTTATCATTGTAGCCATCCTGAAAATCCATTCTTCTGATGGGCGAAGCAAGGCCTTCTCCActtgctcctcccacctcacagtgGTTCTCCTATTCTATGGGACAGTTATGTGCGTCTACATGAGGCCAATTTCAAAGCAATCTCCAAAGCAAGACAAAATGTTTGCTCTCCTGTACACAGTACTCATCCCCATGATAAATCCCCTGATTTATAGTTTGAGAAATCAAGAAGTTAAAAATGCCCTCAGAAAAATCATCAATAGAAAATAA